The proteins below are encoded in one region of Pomacea canaliculata isolate SZHN2017 linkage group LG7, ASM307304v1, whole genome shotgun sequence:
- the LOC112569033 gene encoding gamma-secretase subunit PEN-2-like produces MDLRRMKDEDKLSLCRKYYIGGFALLPFLWFVNSLWFFKEAFRRPPYEQQKMIRTYVIRSMIGTVVWIGAFAAWITVFQLNRASWGATADYMSFIIPYGIP; encoded by the exons ATGGATCTGCGACGCATGAAGGATGAAGACAAGTTGAGCTTGTGCCGAAAGTATTATATTG GTGGATTCGCCCTGCTTCCATTTCTATGGTTTGTGAACTCATTGTGGTTTTTTAAAGAGGCATTCCGAAGACCACCCTATGAGCAGCAAAAAATGATTCGAACCT aTGTGATCCGTTCTATGATTGGAACAGTAGTGTGGATAGGAGCATTTGCGGCTTGGATTACAGTTTTCCAGTTAAATCGAGCAAGCTGGGGGGCAACTGCTGACTACATGTCTTTCATCATTCCCTATGGCATTCCGTAG